Proteins from a genomic interval of Microbacterium phyllosphaerae:
- a CDS encoding CoA-acylating methylmalonate-semialdehyde dehydrogenase, giving the protein MDIVRHLINGAETADAARTGQVFDPATGQVSKQVAFASTAEVDEAIAAAASALPAWRETSLIKRADVFFRLRQLLKERTPELAAIVTSEHGKVLSDAAGEVSRGIENVEFAAGLVHLLKGERSEQVSRGVDVHSVKQPVGVVAAITPFNFPVMVPLWMVASAIACGNTVVLKPSEKDPSASIWLAKLFQEAGLPDGVLNVVHGDKEAVDALLESPRVNAISFVGSTPIARSIYQRAATAGKRVQALGGAKNHMVVMPDADIDAAADAAVSAAYGSAGERCMAVSVLVAVGDIADDLVAAIASRIEGLTIGAGTDAASEMGPLITREHRDRVASYVTGADAEGATVVVDGTTKEFDSDGFFIGVSLIDRVAPGMKVYDDEIFGPVLSVVRVETYAEAVELVNANAYGNGTAIFTRDGGTARQYEFDIEVGMVGVNVPIPVPIGAYSFGGWKDSLFGDSHIYGPESVHFYTRSKVVTTRWPDHTPSQIDLGFPSNH; this is encoded by the coding sequence GTGGACATCGTCCGTCACCTCATCAATGGAGCAGAGACCGCCGACGCGGCACGCACGGGTCAGGTCTTCGACCCGGCCACCGGTCAGGTCTCGAAGCAGGTCGCCTTCGCTTCCACCGCCGAGGTCGACGAGGCGATCGCCGCCGCGGCATCCGCTCTGCCCGCCTGGCGCGAGACGAGCCTCATCAAGCGGGCCGACGTGTTCTTCCGTCTGCGCCAGCTGCTCAAGGAGCGCACGCCCGAGCTCGCGGCGATCGTCACCTCGGAGCACGGAAAGGTGCTCTCGGATGCCGCGGGCGAGGTCTCGCGCGGCATCGAGAACGTCGAGTTCGCCGCCGGTCTCGTGCACCTGCTCAAGGGCGAGCGCAGCGAGCAGGTCTCGCGCGGGGTCGACGTGCACTCGGTCAAGCAGCCCGTCGGTGTCGTCGCCGCGATCACGCCCTTCAACTTCCCCGTCATGGTGCCGCTGTGGATGGTCGCCTCGGCGATCGCCTGCGGCAACACCGTGGTGCTCAAGCCGAGCGAGAAGGACCCGTCGGCCTCGATCTGGCTCGCCAAGCTCTTCCAGGAGGCGGGGCTCCCCGACGGCGTGCTCAACGTCGTGCACGGCGACAAGGAGGCCGTCGACGCTCTGCTCGAATCGCCGCGCGTGAACGCGATCAGCTTCGTCGGCTCGACGCCCATCGCCCGGTCGATCTACCAGCGCGCGGCGACCGCGGGCAAGCGTGTCCAGGCTCTCGGCGGCGCGAAGAACCACATGGTCGTGATGCCGGATGCCGACATCGACGCTGCAGCCGACGCCGCCGTCTCCGCCGCGTACGGCTCGGCCGGCGAGCGCTGCATGGCCGTGTCGGTGCTCGTCGCGGTCGGCGACATCGCCGACGACCTCGTCGCCGCGATCGCCTCGCGCATCGAGGGCCTCACGATCGGCGCCGGCACGGACGCAGCGAGCGAGATGGGCCCGCTCATCACGCGCGAGCACCGCGACCGCGTCGCCTCGTACGTGACGGGAGCCGACGCCGAGGGTGCGACCGTGGTGGTCGACGGCACGACGAAGGAGTTCGACTCGGACGGATTCTTCATCGGAGTCAGCCTGATCGACCGCGTCGCCCCCGGCATGAAGGTGTACGACGACGAGATCTTCGGCCCGGTCCTCTCGGTCGTGCGCGTCGAGACCTACGCCGAGGCCGTCGAGCTCGTCAACGCGAACGCCTACGGCAACGGCACCGCGATCTTCACACGTGACGGCGGCACCGCCCGCCAGTACGAGTTCGACATCGAGGTCGGCATGGTCGGCGTCAACGTGCCGATCCCCGTGCCGATCGGCGCCTACTCGTTCGGCGGCTGGAAGGACTCGCTGTTCGGCGACTCGCACATCTACGGCCCCGAGTCGGTGCACTTCTACACTCGGTCGAAGGTGGTCACCACTCGCTGGCCCGACCACACGCCCTCGCAGATCGACCTGGGCTTCCCGAGCAACCACTGA
- a CDS encoding gamma-glutamyl-gamma-aminobutyrate hydrolase family protein: protein MASSASDPAPLIGVTTYLERAQQGVWDVRAAFLPEQYLTSVTSSGGIALLLPPQDPDAADAAISGMHGLVLSGGADVAPELYGEDRHPLTDPARVDRDAWELALFQAAERRGIPVLAICRGLQLVNVARGGTLQQHLPESLGTEKYRIGGGVFAENDVEVSTDTPLAEIIGETGMRVHSYHHQGVDRLGDGLVAAAHSADGLVQAFVDTSAGHIVGVQWHPEENAEDRRLFADLVSQARAFAARRKEDAR from the coding sequence GTGGCTTCGAGCGCCTCTGACCCCGCGCCGCTGATCGGCGTCACGACCTATCTCGAGCGCGCACAGCAGGGGGTGTGGGACGTCAGGGCGGCGTTCCTGCCCGAGCAGTACCTCACGAGTGTGACCTCCTCCGGCGGCATCGCGCTTCTGCTTCCGCCCCAGGATCCGGATGCCGCGGACGCGGCGATCTCCGGCATGCACGGTCTCGTGCTCTCCGGCGGCGCCGACGTCGCGCCCGAGCTGTACGGTGAGGACCGGCATCCGCTCACCGACCCCGCCCGCGTCGACCGGGATGCGTGGGAGCTCGCCCTGTTCCAGGCGGCGGAGCGCCGCGGCATCCCGGTGCTCGCGATCTGCCGTGGTCTGCAGCTCGTGAACGTCGCACGCGGCGGCACCCTGCAGCAGCATCTGCCCGAATCGCTCGGCACGGAGAAGTACCGCATCGGCGGGGGAGTCTTCGCCGAGAACGACGTCGAGGTGTCGACCGACACCCCACTCGCCGAGATCATCGGCGAGACCGGGATGCGCGTGCACAGCTATCACCACCAGGGTGTCGACCGTCTCGGCGACGGACTCGTGGCCGCGGCGCACTCCGCCGACGGTCTCGTGCAGGCCTTCGTCGACACGTCGGCCGGTCACATCGTCGGCGTCCAATGGCACCCGGAGGAGAACGCCGAGGATCGGCGGCTCTTCGCAGATCTCGTCTCACAGGCCCGTGCGTTCGCCGCACGGCGGAAGGAGGACGCCCGATGA
- a CDS encoding FadR/GntR family transcriptional regulator, with protein MSEHPSDGDLVGVRRAVYRPLRRGNALEDAVARLVQAIRLGVVAPGESLPPERELAASFGVSRDTVREAIRELADTGYLVPKRGRYGGTFVADPLPQPSDAGPVTAAEVDDVLGLRRVLETGAARAAASRSLDSATRADLWARHEAALPAGPDEYRRLDTLLHLAIAEAAGIPSLVALVAENRADVNAWLDTFPLMPRNIQHSGEQHESIVTAILAGRPDVAEAAMRDHLAGSEALLRGFLI; from the coding sequence ATGAGCGAGCACCCTTCCGACGGCGATCTCGTCGGGGTGCGCCGAGCGGTCTATCGGCCGCTGCGCCGCGGCAACGCCCTCGAGGATGCGGTCGCCCGCCTCGTGCAGGCCATCCGCCTCGGCGTCGTCGCTCCCGGAGAGTCGCTGCCGCCGGAGCGTGAGCTTGCGGCATCGTTCGGCGTCAGCCGCGACACCGTGCGCGAGGCGATCCGCGAGCTCGCAGACACCGGATACCTCGTGCCGAAGCGCGGGCGGTACGGCGGCACGTTCGTCGCCGATCCGCTGCCGCAGCCCTCGGATGCCGGCCCCGTGACCGCGGCCGAGGTCGATGACGTGCTGGGGCTCCGTCGCGTGCTCGAGACCGGTGCGGCGCGTGCCGCAGCGAGTCGCTCGCTGGATTCCGCGACCCGCGCCGACCTGTGGGCCCGGCACGAGGCAGCACTGCCGGCCGGACCCGACGAGTATCGCCGGCTCGACACGCTGCTGCACCTCGCGATCGCCGAGGCCGCCGGAATCCCGTCGCTCGTCGCGCTCGTGGCCGAGAACCGGGCCGACGTCAACGCCTGGCTCGACACCTTTCCGCTGATGCCGAGGAACATCCAGCACTCTGGGGAGCAGCACGAGAGCATCGTCACGGCGATCCTGGCCGGGCGCCCCGACGTCGCCGAGGCCGCGATGCGCGATCACCTCGCGGGGTCCGAAGCGCTGCTGCGCGGATTCCTGATCTGA
- a CDS encoding aldehyde dehydrogenase family protein, translated as MSAFTVINPSTGAAIREIARADIGETDVAIARAVAAQRRWAALAPVARADALRAFARTVEAAAEELAQLEVLNSGHPIGSARWEAGHVAQVLNYYSADPERLSGRQIPVAGGLDVTFHDPYGVVGVIVPWNFPMTIAAWAFAPALAAGNAVVLKPAELTPLTAIRLGELALEAGLPEGLFEVVTGSGSVVGQRLVEHPDVRKVVFTGSTEVGIEVAAGCARALKPVTLELGGKSANIVFADADLEKAVAAVPGSVFDNAGQDCCARSRLLVQRSVYDRFLELLEPAVAAWRVGDPSSADTDMGPLISAAHRDTVSGFLDDANIAFRGSAPEGDGFWFAPAVVLADPSDRIAQQEVFGPVVAVMPFDDEADAIRLANDTAYGLAGSIWTESLGRAVRVSRGVQSGVLSVNSHSSVRYATPFGGMKASGLGRELGPDAAEHFTETKNVFFATDES; from the coding sequence ATGAGCGCGTTCACAGTCATCAACCCGTCGACCGGTGCGGCGATCCGCGAGATCGCGCGCGCCGACATCGGAGAGACGGATGTCGCGATCGCCCGCGCCGTTGCGGCGCAGCGCCGGTGGGCGGCGCTCGCCCCGGTCGCTCGGGCCGATGCGCTGCGTGCGTTCGCGCGCACGGTCGAGGCCGCGGCGGAAGAGCTCGCGCAGCTCGAGGTGCTGAACTCGGGGCATCCGATCGGCTCCGCCCGATGGGAGGCCGGTCATGTCGCCCAGGTGCTCAACTACTACTCGGCCGATCCTGAGCGCCTGTCGGGTCGGCAGATCCCCGTGGCGGGCGGACTCGACGTCACCTTCCACGACCCGTACGGTGTGGTCGGGGTCATCGTGCCGTGGAACTTCCCCATGACGATCGCCGCGTGGGCGTTCGCGCCGGCGCTCGCCGCCGGCAACGCGGTGGTGTTGAAGCCGGCTGAGCTCACGCCTCTCACGGCGATCCGGCTCGGTGAGCTCGCCCTCGAAGCGGGCCTCCCCGAGGGGCTCTTCGAGGTCGTCACCGGGTCGGGTTCGGTCGTCGGGCAGCGGCTCGTCGAGCATCCGGATGTCCGCAAGGTCGTGTTCACCGGGTCGACCGAGGTCGGCATCGAGGTCGCTGCCGGATGCGCCAGGGCGCTCAAGCCCGTCACGCTGGAGCTCGGCGGCAAGAGCGCCAACATCGTCTTCGCCGATGCCGACCTCGAAAAGGCGGTCGCTGCGGTTCCGGGGTCGGTGTTCGACAACGCCGGTCAGGACTGCTGTGCGCGCAGTCGGCTGCTCGTGCAGCGCTCGGTCTACGACCGCTTCCTCGAACTGCTCGAGCCCGCTGTCGCCGCCTGGCGGGTGGGCGACCCGTCGAGCGCCGACACCGACATGGGGCCGCTCATCTCGGCCGCGCACCGCGACACCGTCTCGGGGTTCCTCGACGACGCGAACATCGCGTTCCGGGGCAGCGCTCCCGAGGGCGACGGCTTCTGGTTCGCCCCCGCCGTGGTGCTGGCCGATCCGTCCGACCGGATCGCGCAGCAGGAGGTGTTCGGGCCGGTCGTCGCGGTGATGCCGTTCGACGACGAGGCCGATGCGATCCGCCTCGCGAACGACACCGCCTATGGTCTCGCCGGCTCGATCTGGACCGAGAGTCTCGGCCGTGCCGTGCGCGTGTCGCGCGGAGTCCAGAGCGGGGTGCTGTCGGTGAACTCGCACTCGTCGGTGCGGTACGCGACGCCGTTCGGCGGAATGAAGGCGTCGGGTCTCGGGCGCGAGCTCGGACCGGATGCCGCTGAGCACTTCACCGAGACCAAGAACGTCTTCTTCGCGACCGACGAATCCTGA
- a CDS encoding aspartate aminotransferase family protein: MTKYTDRHGASHPLPAPEAEAQVRADDRGHVFHSWSAQGLIDPLPVAAGEGSTFWDYDGNAYLDFSSQLVNLNLGHQHPDLVAAIQQQAGRLSTIQPAMANDVRGELARLIVEVAPEGFEKVFFTNGGAEANEYAVRMARQSTGRHKVLSMYRSYHGSTSTAISLTGDPRRWANGTPDSGAVRFFGPYLYRSPFHAETPEQESERALAHLEQTIQLEGPATIAAIIIETVVGTNGVLVPPPGYLQGVRELCDRYGIVYIADEVMVGFGRLGEWFGIDAYGGRPDLITFAKGVNSGYVPLGGVVISERIAKAFDTTPFAGGLTYSGHPLACAAGVATFEVFRRDGILERVRDLGERIVEPTLRRWVDTHPSVGEVRGRGLFWAVELVRDPQTREPLVPFNASGADAAPVAAFAAAAKKAGVWPFTHFNRMHVAPPLVISEDDLVRGLAVLDEALAVADEAATS, encoded by the coding sequence ATGACGAAATACACCGACCGCCACGGTGCATCCCACCCGCTGCCTGCCCCCGAGGCCGAGGCGCAGGTACGAGCGGATGACCGCGGCCACGTGTTCCACTCGTGGAGCGCGCAGGGCCTGATCGATCCGCTGCCGGTCGCCGCGGGTGAGGGCTCGACGTTCTGGGACTACGACGGCAACGCCTACCTCGACTTCTCGAGCCAGCTGGTGAACCTGAACCTCGGGCACCAGCATCCCGATCTGGTCGCCGCGATCCAGCAGCAGGCCGGACGCCTCTCGACCATCCAGCCCGCGATGGCCAACGACGTGCGAGGCGAGCTCGCCCGACTCATCGTCGAGGTCGCGCCCGAGGGCTTCGAGAAGGTCTTCTTCACGAACGGCGGCGCCGAGGCCAACGAGTACGCGGTGCGCATGGCGCGTCAGTCGACCGGTCGCCACAAGGTGCTCTCGATGTACCGCAGCTATCACGGCTCCACGTCGACCGCGATCTCGCTGACGGGTGACCCTCGTCGGTGGGCGAACGGCACTCCGGACTCGGGAGCCGTGCGCTTCTTCGGGCCGTACCTCTACCGCTCCCCGTTCCACGCCGAGACCCCCGAGCAGGAGTCCGAGCGCGCGCTCGCCCACCTCGAGCAGACGATCCAGCTCGAGGGGCCGGCGACGATCGCCGCGATCATCATCGAGACCGTGGTCGGCACGAACGGCGTACTCGTGCCGCCGCCCGGATACCTGCAGGGTGTGCGCGAGCTGTGCGACCGCTACGGCATCGTCTACATCGCCGACGAGGTCATGGTCGGGTTCGGCCGGCTCGGCGAGTGGTTCGGCATCGACGCCTACGGCGGGCGTCCCGACCTGATCACCTTCGCCAAGGGCGTGAACTCGGGCTACGTGCCGCTCGGCGGCGTCGTGATCTCCGAGCGCATCGCGAAGGCCTTCGACACCACGCCGTTCGCCGGTGGACTGACGTACTCGGGCCACCCGCTCGCGTGCGCCGCAGGCGTCGCGACGTTCGAGGTGTTCCGCCGCGACGGCATCCTCGAGCGCGTGCGCGATCTCGGCGAGCGCATCGTCGAGCCGACGCTGCGCCGCTGGGTCGACACCCACCCGAGCGTCGGAGAGGTGCGCGGCCGTGGACTGTTCTGGGCCGTCGAGCTCGTGCGCGACCCGCAGACGCGCGAGCCGCTCGTGCCGTTCAACGCGAGCGGAGCGGATGCCGCGCCGGTCGCCGCTTTCGCCGCCGCAGCGAAGAAGGCCGGCGTCTGGCCGTTCACGCACTTCAACCGCATGCACGTGGCGCCGCCGCTCGTGATCAGCGAGGACGACCTGGTGCGCGGTCTCGCCGTGCTCGACGAGGCTCTCGCCGTGGCAGACGAGGCAGCCACGAGCTGA
- a CDS encoding 3-oxoacyl-ACP reductase: MTIDLTQRLKDRVAIITGGASGIGFATAQRFAAEGAFVVIADVDPATGEKAAAEVGGAFRPVDVADETKVNALFDGVAAEFGRIDIAFNNAGISPADDDSIETTELPAWDRVQDVNLKSVYLCSRAALRHMVPAGRGSIINTASFVALLGSATSQISYTASKGGVLAMSRELGVQFARQGVRVNALCPGPVNTPLLQELFAKDPERAQRRLVHVPMGRFAEPSELAAAVAFLASDDSSFITASAFVVDGGITNAYVTPL, encoded by the coding sequence ATGACCATCGATCTGACCCAGCGCCTCAAGGACCGCGTCGCCATCATCACCGGTGGGGCCAGCGGCATCGGCTTCGCCACCGCCCAGCGCTTCGCCGCAGAAGGCGCGTTCGTCGTCATCGCCGACGTCGACCCCGCCACGGGCGAGAAGGCAGCCGCCGAGGTCGGCGGTGCGTTCCGCCCCGTCGACGTCGCCGATGAGACGAAGGTCAACGCGCTCTTCGACGGCGTCGCCGCGGAGTTCGGCCGCATCGACATCGCCTTCAACAACGCGGGCATCTCGCCCGCCGACGACGACTCGATCGAGACCACCGAGCTGCCCGCCTGGGATCGCGTGCAGGACGTCAACCTCAAGAGCGTCTACCTCTGCAGCCGTGCCGCACTTCGCCACATGGTGCCGGCCGGTCGGGGCTCGATCATCAACACCGCATCGTTCGTCGCGCTGCTGGGGTCGGCGACTTCGCAGATCAGCTACACCGCGTCGAAGGGCGGCGTGCTCGCGATGTCGCGTGAGCTCGGCGTGCAGTTCGCCAGGCAGGGAGTGCGCGTGAACGCCCTGTGCCCTGGTCCGGTCAACACCCCGCTGCTGCAGGAGCTGTTCGCCAAGGATCCGGAGCGCGCACAGCGTCGCCTCGTGCACGTGCCGATGGGACGCTTCGCAGAGCCGTCCGAGCTCGCCGCCGCCGTGGCCTTCCTCGCGTCCGACGACTCGTCGTTCATCACCGCCAGTGCCTTCGTCGTCGACGGTGGCATCACCAACGCCTACGTCACCCCGCTGTGA